Proteins co-encoded in one Uloborus diversus isolate 005 chromosome 9, Udiv.v.3.1, whole genome shotgun sequence genomic window:
- the LOC129230179 gene encoding uncharacterized protein LOC129230179, with protein MNTVNFIQSTPGDKLLIFDNYLYRINKKNNGRTFWKCTLKNYCKARITLKNDVTEKIQGSHDHPPDEGKNLRKEFYHQLKKKSREEASVPVNKIYREELAKFATSLEVASNLPDIRIAEKAMYRARALTKPLIPKSLSDINLTDDWIKTKAGDNFC; from the exons ATGAACACAGTCAATTTCATACAGTCCACTCCTGGGGACAAACTCTTAATTTTCGACAATTATTTGTACAGGATCAACAAAAAGAACAACGGGAGGACtttttggaaatgtactttaaagaATTACTGCAAAGCGAGAATAACGCTGAAGAACGATGTAACTGAAAAAATCCAAGGCAGCCATGATCACCCGCCAGATGAAGGGAAAAATTTGCGAAAGGAATTTTATCACcaactaaaaaagaaaagcagAGAAGAAGCCAGTGTCCCGGTGAACAAGATATACAG agAAGAACTAGCAAAATTTGCTACTTCATTAGAAGTAGCATCTAATTTACCAGATATAAGAATAGCAGAAAAAGCTATGTATAGAGCCAGAGCTCTGACAAAGCCATTAATACCAAAGTCATTAAGTGACATTAACTTAACAGATGACTGGATAAAGACAAAAGCTGGAGATAATTTTTGCTAA